The stretch of DNA accaaagtatgtctgtcatggtacgatagtacctgtacaacgctgtactcttacaacgcaactacagctgtatgtctgtccctggtattaatCCCCAgcacgctaaccactcggccacgggagcacgattATATATTGTTGCGTTGCGTTGCAATATATTAAAGCGCCCCTATCGGCGTTACGGCTACTAGCGAAGTAAGCAAACGTAAAAGtggaaaaccaaaacaaacattAATTCGATCGACTCATTGAACTTGTTTTAAATGTCTCTTCCGCTGTGTGGTATTCGTACTGAAGCTTTCGTTTTCAACTGAGGCCGCGTGAATTGTATTGGTGTAGACTCCATATCATCACCCATATTCAGGGAACCCGAACGAGTTTATAAATTTCTCAATCTGATCGAGatcgacttttgcattctgcaacCCAGACGAGATCGACTTCTGCATTCTAAAATCCGTCAATGTGGGACCATagtttgggccccgaactcgatgtttacgcaaatgtccaattagaggtaaaaatgcgTGTCGCATTAAGTGCgcacatacagcgtcaccgtcaccgtcccgtcaagtattctcttggacttattttgccgacatCAAAGTTACCGGTtattgtgtatgtgaatgctaccatacgatttccatgggagaatatttgacatttcattcctttacgttgactacacggtgacgggacgttgtatgtgtagcgcactttacaggtccgtccaattagctagccGTCGGATTAAATGTGAATTACTGTATTATTGATACAGTTTATATTATTGATAAAGTTTTAACGGAAATGCTAGgagaaatataaaaatagttaagttaaggTGTCGATTGGGTTTGAATCTCGGATGGATTTTAGAAGTCGATTTCATTCGGGTTACATAACGCAACGGTGCTAACTTCAAATCTGAGCGGGTTCCGGAATAAGTGTGATTAccagacacaatttttttcaCGTCAAGGCAATGTTGTCACTTCTACATATGTTGATAGGGTTTGAATAACGGGCGGATTTCACAGTGCAGAAGTCGGACTCATCCGGGTTACAGAATGCAACAATGCAACATTTCTAATCCGATCGAGTTCCGGAATAGGAGTGAATGTATTCACGATTTAATTTGGTCCGTATGTAAAAAACATGTAAATCGCCATGTTTTGTTTGATGCACAAATATTTCGTTGGTCAAAGACCCAAAATCCAACACGAGAAGACAGAAGGCTTCGGAATAGAAGCCCTTAGTCCAATAGAACGGGTTTTGTCCAAGTGACGAGGCTGAATaggctgaaagtcactataaaacaGCCAAAAACCAGCAAGAGTAATCAGTTTGCCGGTGTCTCTTTGGTGAAGTGGTGAGCCTTTTGTAATACACCTTTGGTGAAATGGAACGGACGAAAATTTCCATTGAAAGGTGCGAAATGAAACTCTTTGGCGATGATAACGAATACAACCAATGACAATTTCCaaattgaaagaaaattgtagaagaaATCGAAGAATCGATGTTTTAGTATGCGTGGAGATTATATCATTTTCACTTTAGCCTAATTGACtaaaaaaacgaatgaaagATTTGACTTCAGTTGGGTTACTACATGTGTGGCACCATAAGCTATAATAATAACCTTGCCGATATCGCCTATTATGCCTTACAGTAATATCCCACTTTGTATGCATATACTTGCTGCACATACACACGCACATCCAGTCATCCACCTTTATTTTTCCAAACAAAGGGATGCTCCAGCATGCAATGCATAACGTAAATAGATATATCAGAAAGATTACTACTGACTTTTTTCCATGTAGTGATAGgcgaagaaaaaaatcaaaaaaagaatttcaacatAACAGTTGTACAGTGTTTTTAAACTTAGCTTCTATGTATTGGAGAGTGTGAGTATCACACTGGTGATGTAATAAACCTGGTCAGGGTACGTGTATGACAAGGTAATctggactcgaagtgtgtaGCGACACGATTCACTTCTACACTCTCAACTGCTTAGCTCTGACGAAAAGCAGAGatcgcaaagcaattcataattaataaagtgtttttttttcttttgcaaatattacgtgttttgctacttttttttgaaaatacgtCAACAATACATGAGATAGAGAAGTTAGTGAATCATCGTTAAATCGTTCAAGGCTTTTCGAAATCGGGTTCGGGTTCCCTGAATATggatgtgttgtttctgtgCTGCTTTTTGAAACTGGTCTTTATACGGCGGCTCGACTGCGATGGAATATGTATAAAATAATTCCGTTCTCAGACAACTCTATGGTTTCATGTATGGCACCCAGATGCGTTAGCGTTCGGTCATCAATGCCCGGGCTCGAGTCCAactcaaattatgaaaacatatcccacaaattatcatttcatcgaTTCCCGAGGGATGTGACCATTCCGAAGAAATGGCTCTGATTCTTCGGTCAGGAcctaaacagcaatactaaaaacatgtaCATTTGTTCGCTTCACTTAATTCCAGATTGTTTCATGCATATCGAAGGCTTCAAAGTACAATATCGTCGAAAACTGGTACCAAcaggtgtattttttttatccaaaaaatatatggcgtcaacctgacgggaaCATTCCCCCCGTTTTGTGTTGTTTGTGTGTGAGTATGTTTGAACActccgggagttcaatatttcgacaatgtttgccttataactatgttagtaatatgtaaccgattactcgcggttggctcgaggttagtattacaagtgttttcgtaattgtaatgttgctgtctccaatgctctgtacgtgtgcccgacacgggatgcttcctattgggatgccgctgaccattaatcagcaacgccccctagtctgtaccccatatctagcgtggtgcgtcttctctactcgaggaatccaagatagaatgttcactagccggcacaaacatcagctcgtgtagggttgtcatgagcggtaccacctttggctcttgttgaatgatcagtggactgcacaacctttggctcgCCGAAAGGTTGACATCAAGCAGGAGTTGATTCGAGTAAAAACATCCGTAACATCCACGGAATCGGTTCAGTTTTCTAATGGGACGAAACAAGACTATTCCGAGAGGAATATTCCGTTAAATAAAATCCGGAACAGCGCTATTAACATCTCTAATATAGCATAGTGAAAACATAGCGATTCGGCCGGTTCTGATAGCTTTAggccttgttctcactgcagcggggcgtcagcgtGGCTTGGGTGGGGCGTGTGATgcttacgattaatcgtgtgtgttcttaccgatgtgttcacaccaggctGACGTGTCGTGAGCGTGGTTTTGGCGTGCGACTGGCGTGCAAACGAGAACActtcacgccggcgatatttgtacttctccgcttctctcttgcacatgtttgtttgtagtagtgacataatattaattttttgcttttttttttgtttttacgttTTTCACCGTCCGATTTTTGTACCGGTTCGTCCCACGATGtaggaatatttaaaaataaaccaatattcattctttcattcaaaaatacacatttacaatttgtataaaacacaccgaagacacgccgctgacacggtgcaatgtgagtgaattaaaatgtcgttgcgagaagtgaacacgccccactcacgccacgttgacgccccgctgcagtgagaacatggcctTATTCAAACATTGCGGCAGGAAGTATTGGAGAGCTAAAGAGAACTTCAGGAAACTAAAATCCGAACTAACGGGCCACAATTTCCCCTTTACGCtgcaataaataaatatatattgcaGCGTAAAGTACACATTGAGCTAAAATACAATAGAATTAAACTTATTTAGACAAATTTATTATACCGCTTcatgatacttgcaaagctaacacgtcacagcctcactgttactgatgcactagtcagtccagactaccttGTCATATACGTACCCTGATACCCGGTGTTCTATTTGCGTTGATCAATGCACACTTTTGGCTCAGTGTATAAAAGCAAATATTTTAAATTACTCCGATCAAAACCAATGGGTACATCTGAAAATGAAGCATAAAATttgacagttgaaaaaaatctagaatctaaCCTCTTGTTGGATCGCAAAGTTATatcaatttcatttttcaaatatctcttaaATGTGAACTTTTATTACAATTATTAAAACAAGTTTCGCGAGTTGCAGTCATGCGAGCAATGCTCAAAATGTTATACCCCGAGAAGCGGCTACAGTGCAGGATGTTTTTGTGATCGTAATCTTTGCAGCCAGCCAGCAGGAAAACGCTAAACATGTTCActagctgaaaaaaaaatcgagtgaCAGAAGGCGTAGTTGCATCGTCTGTTACGAATAAAACCAACCgttcccaaaaaaataaatagtaaTCGTGCATTTAAAACGGAAACGGGATAAACAACAAACCGAACCGATACAAAAAGAAAGGGCAAGTGAACAGAGAAAACGGCTGCACGGGAAATTGATTGTTGATTGTACTTTGTGTAGGATATAGGCAACTAGCAATTAGGacggaaccaaaaaaaaaaatcaaaggtaAATATATCGTGCTTATAAGCACCAATCGATCATGGTTATGTGAATGTTCTTGACTCGGTAATCAATATTGAATTTGCTATTTGATACTACATTTTAGGTTCACAAAAGTAATCATTTCAATTACGTTGAACGTCGGGATTCGGTAATGTGCAACATGATCGAAACTACGGACAAGAACAGCAACAACGTAGTTGAAGAGGAGGATGATTCCAAGCTGCCGATTAGTTTCATATACGCCCGACACTTGGGGAAAATAGAAGGTATAAACTGCATCACCCAGAGCTGGCGTGTTAAGGAACGGATGAAAACCGTCAGTGTGGCTTTGGTGCTGTGTCTGAATGTGGGAGTAGATCCGCCCGATGTTGTCAAGATTCAACCATGCTCCAGGCTGGAATGCTGGATTGATCCTTCCTCTGTGTCACCTCAGAAAGCGATGGAGTTAATCGGTACGCTTCATATTTTTTCATGGAATTGCAtttaattgtgttttttttctcttgtaaGGTAACAATCTACAAAAGCAATACGAGCGATGGCAGCCCCGCGCCCGATATAAGCATTCGCTTGATCCGACCGTGGAAGATGTGAAAAAGCTATGCACTTCGCTTCGCCGGAACTCAAAAGAGGAACgtgttctgttccattacaATGGGCATGGCGTTCCCAGACCGACAGTGAATGGCGAAATTTGGGTATTCAATCGAACCTACACCCAATACATCCCACTGTCCATATATGACTTACAAGCGTGGATGGGAGCTCCGTCAATTTATGTGTACGATTGTTCCAATGCGGGGATAATTGTAAATAGCTTTAACACATTCGCCGAGCAGCACGAAAGGGAGCTGGAGCAGATGCGTGCTCGTAGTGGGAGTACCGCCGGTCATTCTGATCAGGAAGGTACACGAAACTCCCCTTCGCCACCAATTTTGGGCACAACTacttacaaaaattgtattcaACTCGCTGCATGTGCTTCGAATCAGATACTCCCCATGAATCCACAATTGCCGGCGGATTTGTTCACATCCTGCTTAACCACACCCATACGAATAGCACTAAAGTGGTTCATTCTGCAATCGACGTCGAAGTTGGTTCCACACGTTACAGAGGACCTGATCGAAAGGATTCCAGGACAGTTGAACGACCGGCGAACGATGCTTGGGGAACTCAACTGGATATTCACGGCCATAACGGACACCATTGCGTGGAATACACTTCCGCGCGACTTGTTCCAGAAGCTCTTCCGACAAGATCTTCTCGTGGCTAGTCTGTTTAGAAACTTTCTTCTAGCGGAACGGATTCTTCGCTCGTACGATTGTACGCCAATTTCCAGCCCCCCGATGCCCCAAAGCTACCGGCATCCGATGTGGTCTGCGTGGGATTTGGCTCTAGATTTGGCCCTGTCCCAGCTGCCTGACATTCTGGAGAAAGGAAAGCGCTTCAaacattcgccatttttcgaGGAACAGCTCACCGCCTTCCAGGTTTGGTTGGAAGGTAGCTCGGAGCAGCGAAGTCCCCCGGAACAGTTACCGATTGTGCTTCAAGTGCTTCTTTCTCAGGTTCATCGATTGCGTGCTCTGGAGTTGCTTGGCCATTTCCTCGATCTGGGACCGTGGGCCGTTAATCTGGCGCTCAGCGTTGGAATTTTCCCGTACGTGTTGAAGCTGCTTCAAAGTTTAGCGAAGGAGTTGCGACCTTTTCTGGTGTTCATTTGGGCAAAAATACTAGCGGTGGATGCTACATGTCAAATCGATTTGATACGAGACCAAGGCCACAAATACTTTCTGTCAGCACTCCAAGACACCAGCCCTTGTCCAAGTTTCAAGGGAAATCACCGAATATACGCTGCCTTCGTATTAGCGAGTATTGTACATAATTTCCCGATCGGTCAAGCGAATGCTCTGCAAGGTCAGTTGGTTTCGATCTGTCTGGATCAGCTGAACGACGAGAATCCTGTGCTCAGACAGTGGCTAGCAATTTGCTTGGGTCACTTGTGGCAGAATTACGAACAAGCAAGGTGGTCTGGAGTTCGTGACAATGCAAACGAAAAGCTCTATCCGCTTCTGAGCGATCCGATTCCTGAGGTACGAGCCGCGGCAGTTTATGCATTGGGCACATTCATCAGCTCGGTTACGCAACGGTCCGATCACGCAAACAACATTGATCGCTCGACTGCGATGCATCTGTTCACCACAGTTTGCAACGATATGAGTCCTCTTGTGCGGATGGAACTCATAGCATCACTTCAGTGGATGGTGAGGTTTTTCGAGAACCAATTCGTTTCAGTGTTCCTGCAAGAGTCCTCGAGTGGTCATCATTTGTTCAATCATCATTACCACAGTTTGGAAAGAAACATGAACATGAAGCGAGTTTCGAGCTCAAGCAACATCATAAGTGTGGGTAAGAACGCCGTAAGTGTAGGTTCCATTTACCAAAAACTATGGAATGGTCTCAACGCTCTTGCGAAAGATCCCTTCCCAGCGGTTGCAACTATGGCGCAGAAAGTGGTAGAATATGTTGGCAAGCAAGGTTACGAGATGGCTAAAGAAGCCACGACAGAAAAGTGTGCCGGAAGTATGAGTTTGCCACCTTCCCCGAACACCCGAATCAACTATCTGGGAGGAGAGTCTCCACCGCTGCACCTGAATCAATCCAGTCATCACACACCTCTGCCTAACAAAAAGAGACTCCAGCAAACCAGTGACAGCACAACGGAGCTGTTGAGTACGACACACCAGCTCCAGCTGCAGAACGCCATCTCGACTCCGGTGAGCACTCCTCAACAGCAACAAGCTGATCAGATGCCTCCTCCTTCGGCAACTCCCGTTGCTCAGCACTCTGCACAACAACAGTTTCAACCTGCTGCCCCAATTGTTACCACTAATTACATCGAGTGGTCGGTTAGTTTCTTCGCGCGGCCATCCAAGTTCTTGAATGAAGGCAAACTGAGCGCCAGTGATCAGAACTCCACTGAGTTCCTGGATCGTCAGTCGAGATGTGCGAGAAATAAAAATGTACGAGAAGAAGGTAAAGATCAACAGCGGAGGGCTGTTTTCGGGCGATTGGATACGCAGAGCTGGTCTTGTCGCACACAGCACACTCCCACGATGGTCAAACTTAATCC from Toxorhynchites rutilus septentrionalis strain SRP chromosome 3, ASM2978413v1, whole genome shotgun sequence encodes:
- the LOC129777521 gene encoding regulatory-associated protein of mTOR codes for the protein MCNMIETTDKNSNNVVEEEDDSKLPISFIYARHLGKIEGINCITQSWRVKERMKTVSVALVLCLNVGVDPPDVVKIQPCSRLECWIDPSSVSPQKAMELIGNNLQKQYERWQPRARYKHSLDPTVEDVKKLCTSLRRNSKEERVLFHYNGHGVPRPTVNGEIWVFNRTYTQYIPLSIYDLQAWMGAPSIYVYDCSNAGIIVNSFNTFAEQHERELEQMRARSGSTAGHSDQEGTRNSPSPPILGTTTYKNCIQLAACASNQILPMNPQLPADLFTSCLTTPIRIALKWFILQSTSKLVPHVTEDLIERIPGQLNDRRTMLGELNWIFTAITDTIAWNTLPRDLFQKLFRQDLLVASLFRNFLLAERILRSYDCTPISSPPMPQSYRHPMWSAWDLALDLALSQLPDILEKGKRFKHSPFFEEQLTAFQVWLEGSSEQRSPPEQLPIVLQVLLSQVHRLRALELLGHFLDLGPWAVNLALSVGIFPYVLKLLQSLAKELRPFLVFIWAKILAVDATCQIDLIRDQGHKYFLSALQDTSPCPSFKGNHRIYAAFVLASIVHNFPIGQANALQGQLVSICLDQLNDENPVLRQWLAICLGHLWQNYEQARWSGVRDNANEKLYPLLSDPIPEVRAAAVYALGTFISSVTQRSDHANNIDRSTAMHLFTTVCNDMSPLVRMELIASLQWMVRFFENQFVSVFLQESSSGHHLFNHHYHSLERNMNMKRVSSSSNIISVGKNAVSVGSIYQKLWNGLNALAKDPFPAVATMAQKVVEYVGKQGYEMAKEATTEKCAGSMSLPPSPNTRINYLGGESPPLHLNQSSHHTPLPNKKRLQQTSDSTTELLSTTHQLQLQNAISTPVSTPQQQQADQMPPPSATPVAQHSAQQQFQPAAPIVTTNYIEWSVSFFARPSKFLNEGKLSASDQNSTEFLDRQSRCARNKNVREEGKDQQRRAVFGRLDTQSWSCRTQHTPTMVKLNPYNDQIAVAYKDRVILQDWSTDITSSFIPFKQPVSQQHQSIFLDQNRFHTTPPAVMVSSLDFVNAHDVGLIMVGYSDSVIRLWRPAETSRESALITAWHGLFDFNSPATAKVGTSELGLVMAWHQNLQTVMAAGEAKYIRLWDVERESKICDIPSGSDTTIIKLSCAPSGIFAAGCNDGSVRLFDRRCPPTESRFATFREHLNPILTICLRDDSESLISACTTSTVRMYDIRKSTSSLQHWSAGSDVSAMTIHPRADLVACATSVITIYGLDGTTLNTIRCNEGFMGTKKGVTSCLSFHKYKISLAAGFNDNTAAVYVLDRK